The Halalkalibacter krulwichiae genome has a segment encoding these proteins:
- a CDS encoding DUF2759 family protein, whose product MILSIILLIVALLSAVAIVREIKRKNFFAVGFAGLSFVVFGWFSIATIISIITTGGGAPVAH is encoded by the coding sequence ATGATCTTATCTATTATCCTTTTAATTGTTGCACTTTTAAGTGCTGTTGCGATCGTTCGTGAAATTAAAAGAAAGAATTTCTTTGCAGTCGGCTTTGCAGGCCTTTCATTCGTAGTGTTTGGTTGGTTTTCTATTGCGACAATCATCTCAATCATTACAACTGGTGGAGGAGCTCCAGTAGCTCATTAA
- a CDS encoding helix-turn-helix transcriptional regulator codes for MDQMDQDQNTLKITNVLSDPTRFSIYQYVSKHHKNVTVQEIAEQFNIHPNVARLHLTKLEDVRMIVSETQKTGKGGRPSRFYALSNEVIQLQFPFRDYQRLAKMSIEALAEFGDIGTDAIKKIGYKYGRQSAEQYVQQFQFDVSKATIQEKVKMIEQVAINQGLNPEIVYNEEMEQIEFSVYNCTFKELMNDYSMSLCSMHHELFKGIFSLFLGEHILREDTKLTDPQSRACSYTVIKINS; via the coding sequence ATGGACCAAATGGACCAAGATCAAAATACTTTGAAAATCACAAATGTGTTATCCGATCCAACACGATTTTCAATTTATCAATATGTTTCTAAACACCATAAGAATGTTACCGTACAAGAAATTGCTGAACAATTTAATATCCATCCGAATGTTGCACGGCTGCATCTTACAAAACTAGAAGATGTTCGGATGATTGTTTCTGAAACACAAAAAACGGGAAAGGGAGGAAGACCTAGTCGGTTTTATGCCCTTTCTAACGAAGTAATTCAACTTCAATTTCCTTTTAGAGACTATCAGCGTTTAGCTAAAATGTCTATAGAAGCTTTAGCTGAATTTGGGGATATCGGCACTGACGCAATTAAGAAAATAGGGTATAAATATGGAAGACAGAGTGCTGAGCAGTATGTTCAACAATTCCAATTTGATGTATCAAAAGCTACTATTCAGGAAAAGGTTAAGATGATTGAGCAAGTAGCAATTAACCAAGGATTAAATCCAGAGATAGTATATAATGAAGAGATGGAACAAATTGAATTTAGTGTTTATAATTGTACATTTAAGGAATTGATGAATGATTATTCTATGTCATTATGTTCAATGCACCATGAGTTATTTAAAGGAATCTTTTCACTGTTTCTTGGAGAACATATTCTAAGAGAGGATACTAAATTAACAGATCCTCAATCAAGGGCTTGTTCTTATACTGTAATTAAAATTAATTCTTAG
- a CDS encoding DEAD/DEAH box helicase: protein MKIDIHFDQSWADNFLERLEQDGPWANWELFKLAYEAEEHQIIPEFHGLLAPKHLPQLQPFPHQIEVANTVIEQMNGKAILADEVGLGKTIEAGLILKEYMIRGLVKKVLILVPASLVSQWAIELNTKFHIPAVAQRKSYVWEQCDVVVASIDTAKRQPHRDIVLEQPYDLVIIDEAHKLKNPKTKNYEFIKHLKKKFCLLLTATPVQNKLEEIFNLVSLLKPGHLGDITSFEQEYRSNKRSPKNEEKLKELVNKVMVRNRREETGIEWTKRIVETVQIEFSESERAFYSEIEQLRGSSSHFALLTLKRELCSSREAAFMTLKNMIERAHKEGRALPEAERLLNKIGEVAGHAKAEKALELIQKINDKVIIFTEYRATQLYLQWYLKQNGISSVPFRGGFKRGKKDWMRQLFQNNAQVLIATEAGGEGINLQFCSHIINYDLPWNPMRIEQRIGRIHRLGQKEDVRIYNFAVTDTVEQHILKLLYEKIHLFESVIGELDDILTKIDLPAVEDHVQDILLHSDTEGEMRIKFDHLAAIMNEAAAEAANLKEEDQIDATASSS, encoded by the coding sequence ATGAAAATAGATATTCATTTTGACCAGAGCTGGGCAGACAACTTTTTAGAACGGTTAGAGCAAGATGGACCTTGGGCTAATTGGGAATTATTTAAGTTAGCTTATGAGGCAGAAGAACATCAGATTATACCTGAGTTTCATGGTTTACTAGCACCAAAACACCTCCCCCAGTTACAGCCTTTCCCTCATCAAATTGAAGTGGCAAATACGGTAATTGAACAAATGAATGGTAAAGCAATTTTGGCAGATGAGGTTGGTCTTGGAAAAACGATCGAAGCTGGTTTAATTCTGAAGGAATATATGATACGCGGTCTAGTTAAAAAGGTTTTAATTCTTGTACCAGCTTCACTTGTCTCTCAGTGGGCGATTGAACTAAACACTAAATTTCACATCCCTGCTGTTGCTCAACGAAAATCATATGTCTGGGAGCAATGCGATGTTGTTGTTGCGTCAATTGATACAGCAAAAAGACAACCCCATCGTGATATTGTCCTTGAACAACCATACGATCTCGTAATAATAGACGAAGCTCATAAACTAAAAAACCCGAAAACAAAAAACTATGAGTTCATTAAACATTTAAAAAAGAAGTTTTGCCTTCTACTAACAGCTACACCTGTACAAAATAAATTAGAAGAAATTTTCAATCTAGTGTCGCTTTTAAAACCGGGACACCTTGGTGATATTACATCTTTTGAGCAAGAGTATCGCTCAAATAAACGATCACCGAAAAACGAAGAAAAACTAAAAGAACTAGTAAATAAAGTAATGGTTCGAAATCGACGCGAAGAAACAGGAATTGAGTGGACGAAAAGAATTGTTGAAACGGTTCAAATTGAATTTAGTGAATCGGAACGGGCTTTTTACTCAGAAATTGAGCAATTAAGAGGTAGCTCTAGCCACTTTGCTTTACTAACACTAAAAAGAGAGCTCTGCAGCAGTAGAGAAGCCGCCTTTATGACATTAAAAAATATGATTGAACGAGCCCACAAAGAAGGCCGTGCATTACCAGAAGCAGAGCGACTATTAAATAAGATTGGTGAAGTTGCCGGACATGCTAAGGCCGAAAAGGCACTTGAACTTATCCAAAAAATTAATGATAAAGTTATTATATTTACAGAATATCGAGCTACACAACTTTATTTACAATGGTACCTTAAGCAAAATGGTATTTCTTCCGTACCTTTTCGAGGTGGGTTTAAAAGGGGGAAAAAGGATTGGATGCGTCAGCTTTTTCAAAATAACGCTCAAGTACTTATCGCGACAGAGGCTGGAGGTGAAGGGATTAACCTTCAATTCTGTAGCCATATTATTAATTATGATTTACCTTGGAATCCAATGAGGATTGAACAACGAATTGGTCGAATCCATCGATTGGGACAAAAAGAAGATGTTCGTATTTATAATTTTGCTGTGACAGATACAGTGGAACAACATATTTTGAAGTTATTGTATGAAAAAATTCATCTGTTCGAATCCGTTATCGGAGAACTTGATGATATCCTGACAAAGATTGATTTACCTGCTGTTGAAGATCATGTACAAGATATTTTGCTACACTCAGATACAGAAGGCGAAATGAGAATCAAATTTGATCATTTAGCAGCTATTATGAATGAAGCAGCAGCAGAAGCAGCAAATTTAAAAGAGGAGGATCAGATCGATGCAACAGCATCAAGTTCATAA
- a CDS encoding type II secretion system protein — protein MSDCRGFTLLEVIAALSILIIFCAFVVPLLSIVYKERMSIREQLLAMQELEASIHHFINDEYEDFRNTNITVEEVKEHVFKHCMNWTGTNGRAYEQCFLSSR, from the coding sequence ATAAGCGATTGTAGAGGATTCACATTATTAGAAGTGATAGCTGCATTAAGCATTCTAATCATCTTTTGTGCATTTGTAGTTCCATTACTATCAATTGTATATAAAGAGCGTATGTCTATAAGAGAACAGCTTTTAGCCATGCAGGAGCTAGAGGCATCAATTCATCATTTTATTAATGATGAATATGAAGATTTTAGGAATACAAATATTACTGTTGAAGAAGTAAAAGAACATGTATTCAAACATTGTATGAACTGGACAGGGACAAATGGAAGAGCGTATGAACAATGCTTTCTCTCGAGTCGATGA
- the yidD gene encoding membrane protein insertion efficiency factor YidD, giving the protein MKRIFLLVIKFYQKLISPLKPPTCRFYPTCSHYGLEAIQRFGAWKGSWLTIKRILKCHPFHPGGIDFVPEKEQKSINTKKTIR; this is encoded by the coding sequence ATGAAAAGGATATTTTTATTAGTAATTAAATTTTATCAAAAACTAATTTCACCTTTAAAGCCTCCAACTTGCCGTTTTTATCCGACCTGTTCACATTATGGTTTAGAAGCAATTCAAAGATTTGGAGCTTGGAAGGGAAGTTGGTTAACAATAAAAAGAATTTTAAAATGTCACCCGTTTCACCCAGGAGGAATTGATTTCGTGCCTGAAAAAGAACAAAAATCAATAAATACAAAAAAGACCATACGTTAA
- the comGC gene encoding competence type IV pilus major pilin ComGC, whose protein sequence is MKIVRKQDGFTLIEMLIVLMIISVLLLIVVPNMSKNNDVANDKGCEATVKLIQAQVHAYKLENTSFPQNLDVLESEKYVEKITCPNGADVGYDASTGIVSTP, encoded by the coding sequence ATGAAAATTGTAAGAAAGCAAGACGGTTTTACTCTAATTGAAATGCTAATTGTGCTAATGATTATCTCTGTTTTACTTTTAATTGTCGTTCCTAATATGAGTAAGAATAATGATGTAGCAAACGATAAGGGCTGTGAAGCAACAGTCAAGTTAATACAAGCACAAGTACATGCATATAAATTAGAAAATACGTCCTTTCCCCAGAATTTAGATGTATTAGAATCTGAAAAGTATGTTGAAAAAATAACATGTCCAAATGGAGCAGATGTTGGCTACGATGCTTCAACTGGAATTGTTTCTACCCCTTAA
- a CDS encoding prepilin-type N-terminal cleavage/methylation domain-containing protein — MSKLNSSGYTLIELLLTLSLLSILISLPLISLPKLNEPTQYEADLIAKQIHEQFLAAQQVAMSTGKRIYIRTDNDRKLFLIRYHALEDYMVIPYQFDNMYFETITLFPNDVSYLANGHPSRSGSFFLVIGQYRYRFTIYLGKGMISYKRL, encoded by the coding sequence ATGAGTAAATTAAATTCTTCTGGATACACGTTAATCGAGCTTCTATTAACTCTTTCTCTCCTTTCTATCCTTATTAGTCTTCCACTGATCTCTCTTCCAAAACTCAATGAACCAACTCAATATGAAGCTGATCTTATTGCGAAACAAATACACGAACAATTTTTAGCGGCACAACAAGTAGCTATGAGTACAGGTAAGCGTATTTATATTCGTACTGATAACGATCGAAAACTCTTTCTCATTCGCTACCATGCACTTGAAGACTATATGGTTATTCCATATCAATTTGATAACATGTACTTTGAAACCATTACCCTATTTCCAAACGACGTTTCTTACTTAGCAAATGGTCATCCGAGTAGGTCAGGCAGTTTCTTCCTTGTAATTGGGCAATATCGCTATCGTTTTACTATCTATTTAGGGAAAGGAATGATTTCATATAAGCGATTGTAG
- a CDS encoding ComGF family competence protein, with the protein MEERMNNAFSRVDEHGFTLFEVLLSLSLLVLLLSFYPIIFQTAKGGFFTKETTTQQVTMFFNHVAKETREASSVTAGKDYLLLNKIDQKDIEISLTSNGHVRRQSDGEGYVLLLESVKSFICANDNKVVTCSLVLEGGEQYQKTMLIPFRHEEKQE; encoded by the coding sequence ATGGAAGAGCGTATGAACAATGCTTTCTCTCGAGTCGATGAGCATGGATTTACATTGTTTGAAGTTCTCTTATCCCTATCGTTGTTAGTCCTTTTGTTATCTTTTTATCCGATTATATTTCAAACGGCAAAAGGTGGCTTTTTTACAAAAGAAACAACTACTCAACAAGTGACAATGTTCTTTAATCATGTTGCAAAAGAGACAAGGGAAGCTTCAAGTGTAACAGCTGGAAAAGATTACTTATTATTAAACAAGATTGATCAAAAAGATATTGAAATAAGTTTGACTTCAAATGGACATGTACGAAGACAAAGTGATGGAGAAGGATATGTATTGTTGCTTGAATCAGTCAAATCCTTTATTTGTGCAAACGATAATAAAGTCGTAACTTGTTCACTAGTACTAGAAGGTGGAGAGCAATATCAAAAGACAATGCTGATTCCTTTTCGCCATGAGGAGAAACAAGAATGA
- a CDS encoding MBL fold metallo-hydrolase, which translates to MKWTQLPLGPLQTNAYVIENEEKQALVIDPGSEGEALVKWLNEQKLNVLAVLLTHAHFDHIGAVDDVREAFNCPVYIHKNEQDWLADPSKNGSSRFFGAETISARPAETIIENEQTLEIGPFKLQSLETPGHSPGSVSYYLLEHSIVFSGDALFAQSIGRTDLPGGNHDLLLKSIHQKLLELPEDTIVACGHGPTTTIGNEMDSNPFLSGF; encoded by the coding sequence TTGAAATGGACTCAACTCCCATTAGGACCACTTCAAACAAACGCATATGTTATCGAAAATGAAGAAAAGCAAGCCCTTGTAATTGATCCTGGCAGTGAAGGTGAGGCGCTCGTAAAGTGGCTAAACGAGCAAAAATTAAATGTATTAGCCGTTCTTTTAACACACGCACACTTCGATCATATTGGTGCAGTAGATGATGTACGAGAAGCTTTTAATTGTCCAGTCTACATACATAAAAATGAACAAGATTGGCTTGCAGATCCGTCAAAAAATGGTTCATCCCGTTTCTTCGGTGCAGAAACGATCTCAGCAAGACCGGCTGAAACAATTATCGAAAACGAACAGACATTGGAAATTGGCCCTTTTAAGCTACAGTCATTGGAAACCCCTGGCCACTCACCTGGGAGCGTATCATATTATTTGTTAGAACACTCAATCGTCTTCTCAGGTGATGCATTATTTGCTCAAAGTATTGGTCGGACTGACTTACCTGGAGGAAACCATGATTTATTACTCAAGAGCATCCACCAGAAGCTTCTGGAATTGCCAGAGGATACAATTGTTGCTTGCGGTCATGGACCAACAACCACTATCGGAAACGAAATGGATAGCAACCCTTTTTTATCAGGATTTTAG
- a CDS encoding YqhG family protein: MQQHQVHKFLERYFEANDSPILENKSGYLQVQLSIELDKLLMNRPFYWHYLEKTGGDPRPMQVTFITEQTQASEDIRGEHIHFGSPRLRQLFASTKELGGFIRLFEQVEASGNKSIPLQPWLCVNTKVSFQCDRKKDVLLSLGLNLIHGQIVPQFFERIRMKKLTPNIPDYCFKLSPLIKVQSGLIRLQKMVQTYAENEDDIWAKEAFTRWTTDLELLEKFYEDQEDKPESYFVEKQALKEQYEPNIHVSIVNGGMFYLQQKVF; this comes from the coding sequence ATGCAACAGCATCAAGTTCATAAATTTCTCGAACGTTATTTTGAAGCAAATGATAGCCCTATTTTAGAAAATAAATCAGGCTATTTACAGGTCCAACTGTCAATCGAACTAGACAAATTATTAATGAACCGTCCTTTTTACTGGCACTATCTAGAGAAGACGGGAGGCGATCCCCGTCCAATGCAAGTCACTTTCATTACTGAACAAACTCAAGCCTCAGAAGATATTCGAGGAGAACATATTCACTTTGGTTCACCAAGACTACGTCAACTATTCGCTTCAACAAAAGAACTTGGAGGGTTTATTCGACTTTTCGAACAGGTCGAGGCATCTGGAAATAAATCGATACCATTACAACCATGGCTCTGTGTGAATACAAAAGTCTCATTTCAATGCGATAGGAAAAAAGATGTTTTACTATCATTAGGCCTTAACTTGATTCATGGACAAATCGTCCCACAGTTTTTCGAACGAATCCGAATGAAAAAGCTAACACCAAATATTCCAGACTACTGCTTTAAGCTATCTCCGTTAATTAAAGTTCAAAGTGGGTTAATAAGGCTTCAAAAAATGGTTCAGACTTATGCTGAGAATGAAGATGATATTTGGGCTAAAGAGGCATTTACTAGATGGACGACTGACCTTGAACTATTGGAAAAGTTTTATGAAGACCAAGAAGATAAACCTGAAAGTTATTTTGTTGAGAAACAAGCTTTAAAAGAACAATATGAACCCAATATCCATGTTTCGATCGTAAACGGTGGTATGTTCTACCTTCAACAAAAAGTTTTCTAA
- a CDS encoding DUF2626 domain-containing protein, protein MDRMFRVLAFWTGIFAVLFFVGDMFNVALLFFAQTGALLALSYLNLSERVYIYIFGAYLTIFFVGFTYYSTFLLVPSFGGH, encoded by the coding sequence ATGGATCGTATGTTTCGTGTTTTAGCCTTTTGGACAGGGATTTTCGCTGTTCTATTCTTTGTAGGGGATATGTTTAACGTAGCGTTGCTATTCTTCGCACAAACAGGTGCACTATTAGCATTAAGCTATTTAAACTTATCTGAACGTGTATATATTTATATTTTTGGCGCCTATTTAACGATTTTCTTCGTTGGCTTCACGTATTATTCTACATTCTTATTAGTACCAAGCTTTGGTGGACATTAA
- a CDS encoding YqzE family protein has protein sequence MSSFNDYVKFLTQQAVIRMDQPKEERKSKREERRAEKQSFPTQAFGIIPMGLSLFWKSRKSNKK, from the coding sequence ATGTCGTCGTTTAATGATTATGTTAAGTTTCTAACTCAGCAAGCAGTTATAAGAATGGATCAACCAAAAGAGGAAAGAAAAAGCAAAAGAGAGGAAAGAAGAGCTGAAAAGCAATCGTTTCCAACACAAGCGTTCGGAATTATTCCAATGGGGCTCTCGCTATTTTGGAAAAGTCGAAAAAGCAATAAAAAATGA
- the comGG gene encoding competence type IV pilus minor pilin ComGG: MNEGGYFYPVTLFICLLVLHVLLLQLQLYNVEKNFAYEQERVIQIESLLQTGIAEFTMQEYELNPNNSVSFEYATGSVLFSLRNSNGEESDIQVKVTLNTGHERLAGFKYDRERKRITNYWESVNSG, from the coding sequence ATGAATGAAGGTGGCTATTTCTACCCGGTTACATTATTTATTTGCCTTTTAGTTCTTCATGTTTTGTTATTGCAGTTACAACTTTATAATGTTGAAAAGAATTTTGCATATGAACAGGAGAGAGTCATACAAATTGAATCGTTGCTTCAAACTGGAATAGCAGAATTTACAATGCAAGAATATGAATTGAATCCCAATAATTCTGTTTCTTTCGAGTATGCGACTGGAAGTGTTTTGTTCTCATTAAGAAACTCTAATGGTGAAGAAAGTGATATACAAGTTAAAGTAACATTAAATACAGGGCATGAAAGACTTGCCGGTTTCAAGTACGATCGAGAAAGAAAGAGGATTACTAATTATTGGGAAAGTGTTAATTCGGGTTAA